The following proteins are encoded in a genomic region of Fundidesulfovibrio putealis DSM 16056:
- a CDS encoding SU10 major capsid protein, producing the protein MAVMVLEPLFGHMRVIIDRYLAKDDDAGTKYDRVYVYDPSRCSMATSLTFTFVEQAQTGDSITFQSIVEATFVSLGEKSAAKCKKCATD; encoded by the coding sequence ATGGCCGTCATGGTGCTGGAGCCCCTCTTCGGGCACATGAGGGTCATCATCGACCGCTACCTGGCCAAGGACGACGACGCCGGGACCAAGTACGACCGCGTGTACGTCTACGACCCCAGCCGCTGCTCCATGGCAACCTCACTCACCTTCACGTTTGTGGAACAGGCCCAGACCGGCGACTCCATCACGTTTCAGTCCATCGTGGAGGCCACCTTCGTGAGCTTAGGCGAGAAGTCCGCCGCCAAGTGCAAGAAGTGCGCGACCGACTAA